One part of the Rutidosis leptorrhynchoides isolate AG116_Rl617_1_P2 chromosome 1, CSIRO_AGI_Rlap_v1, whole genome shotgun sequence genome encodes these proteins:
- the LOC139870767 gene encoding uncharacterized protein translates to MAAMHFTRTAIFNITKANVPHFTSLSFPQKASRVCFTSASKYSQGKHAEETNNGYDGDEAIRYSDTGRSSENAKNKMYEGKERIKEGAGEMKDKTMDNMKGKAFEVKDKANDMAGRAADRAGEMKEKVKDASHDMKRSAEETASMAADKAEDKRNKAAEMAKAAKDKTMDAAGAVVEKTKETVAGAWDAAKETTHKIKESVVGSSSEDEDDWGGGLRKKKPVKDEDAVNLRRKVGNLDHEKKTDY, encoded by the exons ATGGCAGCAATGCATTTCACAAGAACAGCAATCTTCAACATCACCAAAGCAAACGTTCCTCATTTTACTTCATTATCTTTTCCTCAAAAAGCCTCTAGAGTTTGCTTTACTTCTGCTTCCAAATATTCTCAG GGGAAGCATGCTGAAGAAACCAACAACGGGTATGATGGAGACGAAGCAATCAGATACTCCGATACCGGAAGGTCATCGGAGAATGCAAAGAACAAAATGTATGAAGGCAAAGAGAGAATAAAAGAAGGTGCCGGAGAAATGAAGGACAAGACTATGGACAACATGAAAGGGAAGGCATTCGAA GTGAAGGACAAAGCGAACGATATGGCTGGACGCGCAGCCGATCGAGCCGGTGAGATGAAAGAGAAGGTTAAAGATGCAAGCCATGATATGAAACGAAGTGCGGAAGAAACCGCGTCGATGGCGGCCGATAAAGCCGAAGACAAGCGAAATAAAGCAGCCGAGATGGCGAAAGCGGCGAAAGATAAGACTATGGATGCTGCGGGGGCGGTTGTAGAGAAGACGAAAGAGACGGTAGCGGGTGCATGGGACGCCGCGAAAGAAACGACACATAAGATTAAGGAAAGCGTTGTGGGGTCGTCCTCGGAGGACGAGGACGATTGGGGCGGCGGTCTTAGAAAAAAGAAACCCGTTAAGGATGAAGATGCGGTGAATTTGAGGAGGAAAGTGGGTAATCTTGATCATGAAAAGAAGACAGATTATTAG
- the LOC139900196 gene encoding uncharacterized protein, protein MEGSRAAKVKDYKLWFSGSRVARNGVGIIIGPPYNENVVDVGRRSDRIMSVTLVIQEVTYTVISAYAPHAGLGAAEKRLFWESLDEVVRMCPPDHRLLIGGDLNGHIGTDVEGYPGAHGGFGYSVRNEEGSSILEFAVAHDMVVVNSFFKKTEAQLATFHSGGSLHPD, encoded by the coding sequence atggaagggtcGAGGGCGGCTAAGGTCAAGGACTACAAGTTGTGGTTCTCGGGATCGAGAGTAGCTAGAAACGGTGTTGGTATCATTATAGGCCCACCCTATAACGAGAATGTCGTGGATGTGGGTAGACGGAGCGATAGAATTATGTCGGTTACGTTAGTTATCCAGGAGGTGACCTACACGGTCATAAGCGCTTATGCACCTCATGCGGGCCTTGGAGCAGCTGAAAAGAGGCTCTTTTGGGAATCGTTAGATGAGGTTGTGAGGATGTGCCCTCCAGACCATCGATTACTTATTGGCGGAGATCTAAATGGTCATATAGGAACGGATGTCGAGGGTTACCCGGGTGCCCACGGAGGCTTTGGGTACAGTGTAAGAAATGAAGAAGGGTCCTCTATTCTCGAATTTGCTGTTGCTCACGATATGGTTGTTGTGAATTCATTTTTCAAGAAGACGGAAGCTCAGTTAGCGACTTTCCACAGCGGGGGATCATTGCACCCAGATTGA